In Trifolium pratense cultivar HEN17-A07 linkage group LG7, ARS_RC_1.1, whole genome shotgun sequence, a genomic segment contains:
- the LOC123896938 gene encoding tRNA (carboxymethyluridine(34)-5-O)-methyltransferase, whose amino-acid sequence MKQINTESDEPYITDNSISSISVKSTPEIEKKFVHHVYDAIAPHFSSTRFAKWPKVADFLSSLPSGSLILDAGCGNGKYLGFNQDCFFIGCDISPSLIKICLDRGNEVLVADAVNLPYRTGFGDAAISIAVLHHLSTENRRRKAIEELVRVVKKGGLVLITVWAVEQEDRSLLNKWTPLADKYVEEWQGPGSPRATRVPSSLSLESIPESEESSLGGENVKVSNESEILGDLKEEKNVKNQQEYFVPWHLPYHRAEVGGASAHALATGLATKDDVKGAVVYNRYYHVFSEGELESLTNGISNARVVDQFFDKSNWCIILEKTS is encoded by the exons ATGAAACAAATCAACACTGAATCTGATGAACCCTACATCACTGATAATTCAATTTCATCAATAAGTGTTAAATCTACCcctgaaattgaaaaaaagtttGTTCATCATGTTTATGATGCAATTGCCCCTCATTTTAGTTCAACTCGCTTCGCGAAATGGCCGAAAGTTGCTGATTTTTTGTCGTCGTTGCCTTCGGGATCTTTAATTCTCGATGCAGGATGTGGGAATGGGAAATATTTAGGGTTTAATCAAGATTGTTTTTTTATAGGATGTGATATTAGTCCTTCTTTGATTAAGATATGTTTGGATAGAGGAAATGAAGTTCTTGTTGCAGATGCTGTGAATCTTCCTTATAGAACTGGTTTTGGTGATGCTGCAATATCTATTGCTGTGTTGCATCATTTGAGTACTGAGAATAGACGGCGAAAAGCGATTGAAGAGCTTGTTAGAGTTGTTAAGAAGGGTGGACTTGTTTTGATTACAGTTTGGGCTGTTGAACAAGAGGATCGGTCGTTGCTTAATAAATGGACTCCGCTTGCTGATAAATATGTTGAAGAGTGGCAAGGACCGGGAAGTCCACGTGCTACTCGGGTACCTTCGTCGTTGTCGTTAGAAAGTATTCCGGAAAGTGAGGAGAGTAGTTTGGGTGGTGAGAATGTGAAAGTTAGCAATGAGTCTGAAATTTTGGGAGATTTGAAGGAAGAAAAGAATGTGAAGAATCAACAGGAATATTTTGTTCCTTGGCATTTGCCTTATCATCGTGCTGAAGTCGGTGGCGCTTCTGCTCATGCTTTGGCTACCGGTCTTGCTACTAAAGATGACGTAAAGGGTGCTGTAGTGTATAATAGATATTATCATGTTTTTAGTGAAGGCGAGCTTGAAAG CTTGACAAATGGAATAAGCAATGCTAGAGTTGTTGATCAGTTTTTTGATAAATCCAACTGGTGTATTATTCTAGAGAAGACATCATAA
- the LOC123896939 gene encoding probable RNA-binding protein EIF1AD isoform X2, whose amino-acid sequence MQVVSLRGSNLIEVMDARGEKSLALFPAKFQKSIWIKRGNFVVVDESGKKEALESGSKVACIVIQVLIYAQVRALQKSAEWPEIFKHDSNERPIVQQENETDTSDDDGLPPLEANTNRIRPFQPNVDEDLESDQDNDDYFVGSSSSTNTM is encoded by the exons ATGCAGGTTGTGTCTCTTCGTGGCTCCAATCTTATTGAG GTTATGGATGCACGTGGTGAGAAATCACTAGCTCTATTTCCTGCTAAATTTCAGAAAAGCATTTGGATTAAACGAG GGAACTTTGTTGTAGTTGATGAAAGTGGAAAGAAAGAGGCTCTTGAATCAGGAAGCAAGGTTGCATGTATCGTTATTCAAGTTCTTATCTATGCACAAGTCCGAGCATTACAGAAATCTGCAGAATG GCCTGAAATATTTAAACATGATTCAAATGAGAGACCCATCGTGCAACAAGAGAATGAGACGGACACAAGTGATGATGACGGACTACCTCCATTAGAAGCCAATACAAACAGGATAAGACCTTTTCAGCCCAATGTCGATGAAGATTTAGAATCCGATCAAGACAATGATGATTATTTTGTTGGCTCGAGTAGTTCAACCAACACTATGTAA
- the LOC123896939 gene encoding probable RNA-binding protein EIF1AD isoform X1, with protein sequence MAGGRKNLKRATEEKHVTLQDGQCIMQVVSLRGSNLIEVMDARGEKSLALFPAKFQKSIWIKRGNFVVVDESGKKEALESGSKVACIVIQVLIYAQVRALQKSAEWPEIFKHDSNERPIVQQENETDTSDDDGLPPLEANTNRIRPFQPNVDEDLESDQDNDDYFVGSSSSTNTM encoded by the exons ATGGCAGGAGGAAGGAAGAATTTGAAAAGGGCAACAGAGGAAAAACATGTAACTCTTCAAGATGGGCAATGCATCATGCAGGTTGTGTCTCTTCGTGGCTCCAATCTTATTGAG GTTATGGATGCACGTGGTGAGAAATCACTAGCTCTATTTCCTGCTAAATTTCAGAAAAGCATTTGGATTAAACGAG GGAACTTTGTTGTAGTTGATGAAAGTGGAAAGAAAGAGGCTCTTGAATCAGGAAGCAAGGTTGCATGTATCGTTATTCAAGTTCTTATCTATGCACAAGTCCGAGCATTACAGAAATCTGCAGAATG GCCTGAAATATTTAAACATGATTCAAATGAGAGACCCATCGTGCAACAAGAGAATGAGACGGACACAAGTGATGATGACGGACTACCTCCATTAGAAGCCAATACAAACAGGATAAGACCTTTTCAGCCCAATGTCGATGAAGATTTAGAATCCGATCAAGACAATGATGATTATTTTGTTGGCTCGAGTAGTTCAACCAACACTATGTAA